The following proteins are encoded in a genomic region of Cervus elaphus chromosome 15, mCerEla1.1, whole genome shotgun sequence:
- the MKI67 gene encoding proliferation marker protein Ki-67 isoform X1, translating into MGPTRRLVTIKRSGVDGPHFPLSLSTCLFGRSIECDIRIQLPVVSKQHCKIEISEQGAVLFNFSSTNPTQINGSTFDKPVQLKHGDVITIVDRSFRYENESHQDASKSPGFPGQRRDQETSRRVSRSSLSSNPEGKAQDSSACSEVTEEAVSGRPVAHREDVTAAHAVSGHWEDHVARRTPSHVPSSELPGDNRRGATDPTAGDLKEDPSVASGACREEPKALSSIQCLKRCDQSQSPFRKLYESMKVELDVNPGKGNVLQNRRKSGLQRHCTTGRESADGLQIETLVSPKFRRKSGRSPHMKADPGLGEQESSQTEGEGSGEPVQTPKEPRSPGIARMETETRKTRTPVRCSLQTTTPLRCSPHSPSRRRRSEDPSVIGGRVSQSLDQSEVSGADDKTLTPQKFLPRNQTPVKVGSFGNTPEKLFSRKRKSMPANVDHLTAETEIPHPTISAPLALQVERKIQSDFLNKPEKLGPAAGQVGPGLSSLGSADVCGFGDSTNKMEGVAAKRRRVSFGGRLRPELFDENLPPNTPIKKGETPKQRRSLAAHTPTVLKKIIKEQPQPSGKEDSSEVRLKVTSPDTLMSSPAPHAVHASAAAPDQCRRLSKVSCVSGVGGSPRQTDVPKRRGRRSSGLPAQKASLERSQHGILQTIFSRRRSGASEANLIVARSWADVVKLGAKQAQHKAAKHGPPRQPGRRQRRANTPKKLPSTVHSQFSTGHANSPCTIVIGKAQLEKVTGPARPYRVINNFVVSKPRDFSEDLSGLPEMFKTPVKEKPQRMSMCPPTFPDSEDLLGKELPGPHSGEKPLLCTLENFGEDVFPRTQDAAKGPSDQSSASPALRRPSIKMSEDTVKTPRSMNKTTAAEKKTPVSTAATPKATSSANRSRRSAELSGVQTPGTGPENQDAKPDPMEDILGRSLGKTPQPEPKLERDTKESEKSFKKCKQNIESKENSEKTIAVRRSRRASELKCEPAADLTTGGQVRRSGGRPPLQRFQDTEAEENQVDILSLLQTPGHAKEVTDAENRATKMSCKSPKPGAVRTPTRVSTQLKTPSQKVDVGGSSDLRKPSETPGKATPTQREPRDAKSIQLFKETPKQKLDPAENSAGSKRRPRTPKGKAPPLEDLTGFSELFQTPHQAKEPMTDDKTTKTPCKSPQPEPVNTPSRRGHLRTPSQKVNVQEGLSALRKPQQTPGKAIQSPREPEGGDRGIAVSQEAPEEKPDLAGKVPSAKRRPRTPKGKAQPLEDLTGFKELFQTPDQAKEPMTDDKTTKTPCKSPQLEPVNTPSRRGGLRTPSQKVDIEEELSSLRKPQQTPRGTRHSDREPADGDEDINVSSETLRQEMDPADYVTGIKRQSRTPKEDVQSLEDLTGFRELFQSPVYTKVPRAIVKNPKMLGQSPQLKLVNITPTRRGHLKTPSQKMDWQEDLSALRKPQQIPGKTTRSPREPEGGDRDIAVSQEAPEEKLDLAEKVPAAKRRPRTPRGKTPLLEDLAGFKELFQTPHQAKETMANDRPTTIPCKSPAEPVNTPTNKKRQLKSPPRKVGIEEELSVLRRPAQTPGGTRHSEGEAAGDGEDIKAFTGTPRQKPDPAENVTGIKRQLRTPKEKVQSLEDLTGFRELFQTPDHTTEPRAVLKTPQMLCTSSQPELIVTPTSRKRQPRTPLGKMDTEKELSVLRRPTRASGQTMHTWCREPGDDDKSSELFKETPKQKLDPAENSAGSKRWPRSPKGKAQPLEDLTGFKELFQTPDQAKEPMTDDKTTKTPCKSPHSEPVNTPSRRGHLRTPSQKVNVQEGLSALRKPQQTPGKATQSPREPEGGDRGIAVSQEAPEEKPDLAGKVPSAKRRPRTPKGKAQPLEDLTGFKELFQTPDQAKEPMTDDKTTKTPYKSPAETINTPASKKRRLKSPPRKVGIEKELSVLRRPAQTPGGTRHSEGEAAGDGEDIKAFTGTPRQKSDPAENVTGIKRQLRTPKEKVQSLEDLTGFRELFQTPDHTKDPRAVLKTPKMLCQSPPLEPVNITPGRRGSLRTPSQKVDMQEDRSALRKPTQTSGMTTHLPKEPKGGDRSPAVSQETPEEKPDPAENLIASKRQPRTPQKKAQLLEDLDGFKELFQTPDRANGPMTDDKPTTMPCKSPPVEPVNTPSKKRQLKSPPQKVDVKEELSALRGPAHTPGGARHSEGEAAGDSEDKALKKAPKQKLDSAENLTGSKRRPRASLKEKAQPLEDLTGFKELFQTPHQSKGPMTDNSIPKMICRSPQPEPVTLTPGRRGHLGTPSQMLDRQEDCSALRKPQQTPGEATYSHREPEGGDRGTAVSQEAPEEKPDSAGHVTARKRQPGTPREKAQPLEDLSGFEELFQTPDHAKQPIMIDDQPPTIPCKSPAESVTRRTGRKKQLRSSPEEVGVEEPSALRRPSQTPGEATCMQREAVKDEKDTKVCKKTSRQKLVSAENVTGVKSRLRNVKEKAQPTEDPARVKEPFQKPNQTEEPGNDVKIAPASHQSPPAKPITRRTTRQRRLRSPPGTVAVEEPSASIGPTQTPGDTHTEPVGKGKDIKVLKETSGQKLSPAENVTGIRIRLRTLKKKTQPLEDSASVKELFQKPDQAKEAESDVTIAPGPRPSPPAEPVTRPTSRKRQPKSSPEKVDKEEPTPTPGESTRGQPARDEKDSRVRKEDPRQKLNPAENVTGVRSRLRTLREKTQPLEDLASVKELFQDPDQAKEPEGDVTTIPMPRQSPPAKPVTRPTSRKRQLKLSPEKVDVERPSARIEPTRTPWETTHSEPVHDEKDNRVLKEDSKQKLNPAENVIGVRSRLRTLKEKAQPLEDPAGVKELFQRRDGAKEPVSDVTMAPAPRQSPPAQPVTRRTGRQRQLRSPPGKAAVDEPSALSRPAQTPGEATHTEPVGDENKIKTAKETLRRSPDLAENVTGVRSRRKAFKEKTVEDPARFQEPFQKPDQAEELESNATAIKRAPKQTAERRPVETSRRVLRARKVRFTEDLVGSREPAKLPGESCISLSPERDQGEDGRVTGRKRLRPVTAAQDPEDERPLQKKQRTVPRETREPPSPSGVKKRSLRTLAQRTEPVGNLPDDDLKTKATDPQGEVAQAPNKGVSLRSRRPAKTSVEEQRPEVLISAEKVKIKRSEKKSVQTSQGMKLQSPEDGAEKPASGGRVEERRTRSRPGRLKTPLPEAAEEKAGEGRVDVPVKKQEEKEGTGHSDPKGPRSRKVSVRPPGNPLESASEQRATRSAKRCAHSLQKESDNVCVKKIRTRSRRDPEDI; encoded by the exons ATGGGTCCTACAAGACGCCTGGTTACCATCAAAAGGAGCGGGGTGGATGGCCCTCACTTTCCTCTGAGTCTCAGCACCTGCTTGTTTGGAAG GAGTATTGAGTGTGACATTCGTATCCAGCTTCCTGTAGTGTCCAAACAACACTGCAAAATTGAAATCAGTGAGCAGGGG GCAGTATTGTTTAATTTCAGTTCCACAAATccaacacaaataaatggatCTACTTTTGATAAACCTGTACAGCTAAAACATGGTGATGTGATAACTATTGTTGATCGGTCTTTCAG gtatgaaaatgaaagtcatcaGGATGCAAGCAAGTCACCTGGATTTCCAGGACAAAGACGGGACCAG GAGACTTCACGTCGGGTCTCAAGATCCAGCTTATCTTCCAACCCAG AAGGGAAAGCTCAAGATTCCAGTGCCTGTTCAGAAGTCACGGAAGAAGCTGTGTCGGGAAGGCCTGTGGCCCACAGGGAGGACGTCACGGCCGCACACGCCGTCTCagggcactgggaagaccatgtTGCCAGGAGAACACCCAGTCATGTTCCTTCCTCAGAACTTCCTGGAGATAACCGCAGAGGTGCGACAGATCCCACCGCTGGGGACTTGAAAGAAGATCCCAGTGTGGCATCAGGGGCCTGTCGTGAAGAACCGAAGGCTCTTTCCTCCATACAGTGTCTTAAGAGGTGTGACCAAAGTCAGTCTCCCTTTAGGAAGCTTTACGAGTCAATGAAAGTGGAGTTAGATGTGAACCCAGGAAAAGGCAATGTTCTGCAGAATCGCCGAAAATCAGGACTGCAGCGTCACTGCACAACAGGCAGAGAAAGTGCTGACGGGTTACAGATCGAGACTCTGGTCTCCCCCAAATTCAGACGGAAGTCGGGCCGAAGCCCCCACATGAAGGCAGACCCCGGTCTGGGAGAGCAAGAAAGTAGCCAGACTGAgggagaggggagtggggagCCGGTTCAGACTCCCAAGGAGCCCAGGAGTCCTGGCATCGCCCGCATGGAGACGGAGACAAGGAAAACCAGGACCCCCGTGCGGTGTTCACTGCAAACCACGACCCCCCTGCGGTGTTCACCACACAGTCCCTCCCGGAGGCGGAGGAGTGAAGACCCGAGTGTCATCGGTGGCCGTGTATCTCAGAGTCTAGACCAAAGTGAAGTCTCCGGGGCAGATGATAAGACGCTCACTCCCCAGAAGTTCTTGCCTAGAAATCAAACACCCGTTAAAGTTGGGAGTTTTGGAAATACGCCAGAAAAGCTTTTCTCCAGAAAGAGGAAGAGTATGCCTGCAAATGTTGACCATCTGACTGCAGAAACAGAGATTCCACATCCGACGATTTCAGCTCCACTGGCCCTTCAAGTTGAAAGGAAGATTCAAAGCGATTTTCTCAACAAGCCTGAGAAGCTGGGCCCGGCAGCTGGACAGGTGGGCCCTGGGTTATCCAGTCTCGGTTCAGCTGACGTCTGCGGCTTCGGTGATTCCACAA ATAAGATGGAGGGCGTGGCTGCGAAGAGGAGGCGCGTCTCCTTTGGGGGTCGCCTGAGACCCGAATTATTCGATGAAAACTTACCTCCCAACACACCTATCAAAAAAGGAGAGACGCCAAAGCAAAGACGGTCGCTGGCCGCCCACACGCCCACTGTCCTGAAGAAAATCATCAAG GAGCAGCCCCAGCCATCAGGGAAAGAAGATTCTTCAGAAGTCCGTCTGAAAGTGACCTCACCGGACACCCTCATGAGCTCTCCGGCTCCTCATGCAGTCCATGCTTCTGCGGCCGCACCCGACCAATGCCGAAGGCTGTCCAAGGTGTCTTGCGTGTCCGGGGTCGGTGGGTCCCCACGTCAGACAGATGTCCCCAAGAGACGGGGGAGACGGAGCAGCGGCCTCCCTGCCCAGAAAGCGTCCCTGGAGCGGAGCCAGCACGGGATCCTCCAGACCATTTTCTCCAGGAGAAGGAGCGGCGCCTCGGAGGCCAATTTGATTG TGGCAAGATCATGGGCAGACGTGGTGAAGCTCGGTGCCAAGCAGGCCCAGCACAAAGCTGCGAAGCATGGCCCTCCCAGGCAGCCGGGCAGACGGCAGAGGAGAGCCAACACTCCGAAG AAGCTGCCCAGCACCGTTCATAGTCAGTTTAGCACTGGCCATGCGAACTCACCCTGCACCATCGTCATAGGGAAGGCTCAGCTCGAGAAAGTGACCGGGCCGGCTCGGCCCTACAGGGTGATAAACAACTTCGTGGTCAGCAAACCAAGGGACTTCAGTGAAGACCTTTCAG GGCTGCCTGAAATGTTCAAGACACCAGTGAAAGAGAAGCCGCAAAGGATGAGCATGTGTCCCCCTACTTTCCCAGATTCAGAGGATTTGCTTGGAAAAGAGCTTCCAGGACCTCATTCAGGAGAAAAACCTCTGCTGTGCACTTTGGAAAATTTTG GCGAGGATGTGTTTCCTAGGACTCAAGATGCAGCAAAAGGGCCATCTGATCAGAGTTCTGCAAGCCCTGCTTTGAGACGCCCCAGTATTAAAATGAGCGAAGATACTGTGAAAACACCGAGGAGCATGAATAAAACCACAGCTGCCGAGAAGAAAACTCCAGTGTCCACGGCAGCAACTCCAAAGGCAACATCAAGTGCAAACAGGTCTAGAAGGTCTGCGGAGCTCAGCGGTGTGCAGACACCGGGTACAGGGCCAGAGAACCAAGACGCAAAACCCGACCCCATGGAGGACATCTTGGGAAGATCTCTGGGGAAAACACCACAACCAGAGCCGAAGCTGGAGAGAGACACAAAGGAAAGCGAAAAGTCTTTCAAAAAATGTAAGCAAAACATCGAATcgaaagaaaattctgaaaagacGATAGCTGTGAGGAGATCAAGAAGAGCCTCAGAGCTGAAGTGTGAACCAGCGGCAGACCTGACCACTGGAGgtcaggtcaggaggtctggagGCAGACCTCCTCTCCAGAGGTTCCAGGACACAGAGGCCGAGGAGAACCAGGTGGACATCCTAAGTCTCTTACAGACCCCCGGTCATGCCAAGGAAGTGACGGATGCCGAGAACAGAGCCACAAAGATGAGCTGTAAGTCTCCCAAGCCAGGAGCAGTCAGGACGCCCACCAGGGTGAGCACGCAGCTCAAGACACCTTCCCAGAAGGTGGATGTAGGAGGTTCCTCGGACCTTAGGAAGCCCTCGGAAACGCCAGGGAAAGCCACGCCCACTCAAAGAGAACCAAGAGATGCTAAAAGCATCCAATTGTTTAAGGAAACTCCAAAGCAGAAACTAGACCCTGCAGAGAATTCTGCTGGAAGTAAGAGGCGGCCAAGGACTCCCAAGGGAAAGGCCCCACCTCTGGAAGACCTGACTGGCTTCAGCGAGCTCTTCCAAACCCCACATCAAGCCAAGGAACCAATGACTGATGACAAAACCACCAAAACACCCTGCAAATCTCCACAACCAGAGCCAGTCAACACACCAAGTAGAAGGGGACATCTCAGGACACCTTCCCAGAAAGTGAATGTGCAGGAAGGCCTCTCAGCTCTCAGGAAACCTCAACAAACACCAGGAAAAGCCATACAGTCACCCAGAGAACCAGAGGGTGGTGACAGGGGCATTGCAGTGTCTCAGGAGGCCCCAGAAGAGAAGCCAGACCTTGCAGGAAAGGTACCTTCAGCGAAGAGGCGACCAAGGACACCCAAGGGAAAGGCCCAGCCCCTGGAAGACCTGACTGGCTTCAAGGAGCTCTTCCAAACCCCAGATCAAGCCAAGGAACCAATGACAGATGACAAAACCACCAAAACACCCTGCAAATCTCCACAACTGGAGCCAGTCAACACACCAAGTAGAAGGGGAGGTCTCAGGACACCTTCCCAGAAAGTGGACATCGAGGAGGAGCTCTCATCTCTCAGGAAACCTCAGCAAACACCAAGGGGAACCAGGCACTCAGACAGAGAACCAGCAGATGGTGATGAAGACATCAACGTGTCCAGTGAAACGCTAAGGCAGGAAATGGACCCTGCAGATTATGTGACTGGAATTAAGAGGCAGTCAAGGACACCTAAAGAAGATGTCCAATCTCTCGAAGACCTGACTGGGTTCAGAGAGCTCTTCCAAAGCCCAGTCTACACCAAGGTGCCAAGGGCTATTGTCAAAAATCCAAAAATGCTCGGCCAGTCTCCACAACTGAAACTAGTCAACATAACACCAACTAGAAGGGGACATCTCAAAACACCTTCCCAGAAAATGGACTGGCAAGAAGACCTCTCAGCTCTCAGGAAACCTCAACAAATACCAGGAAAAACCACACGGTCACCGAGAGAACCAGAGGGTGGTGACAGAGACATTGCAGTGTCTCAGGAAGCTCCAGAAGAGAAGCTAGACCTTGCAGAAAAGGTACCTGCAGCCAAGAGGAGGCCAAGGACACCCAGGGGAAAGACCCCACTCCTGGAAGACCTGGCTGGCTTCAAGGAGCTCTTCCAAACTCCACATCAAGCCAAGGAAACAATGGCAAATGACAGACCCACCACAATACCCTGTAAATCACCAGCAGAACCAGTCAACACGCCGACAAATAAGAAGAGACAACTCAAGTCACCTCCCcggaaagtgggcatagaggagGAGCTCTCAGTGCTCAGGAGGCCCGCACAGACTCCAGGGGGAACCAGGCACTCAGAAGGAGAAGCAGCAGGTGATGGTGAAGACATCAAAGCATTCACAGGAACACCAAGGCAGAAACCGGACCCTGCAGAAAATGTGACTGGAATTAAGAGGCAGCTAAGAACACCTAAGGAAAAGGTCCAATCTCTCGAAGACCTGACTGGGTTCAGAGAGCTCTTCCAGACCCCAGATCACACCACAGAACCAAGGGCTGTTCTCAAAACACCCCAAATGCTCTGCACATCTTCTCAACCAGAGTTGATTGTCACACCAACCAGTAGAAAGAGACAGCCTAGGACACCTCTTGGGAAGATGGATACAGAGAAAGAATTGTCAGTGCTCAGGAGACCCACACGAGCATCAGGGCAAACCATGCATACATGGTGCAGAGAACCAGGTGATGATGATAAAAGCAGTGAATTGTTTAAGGAAACTCCAAAGCAGAAACTGGACCCTGCAGAGAATTCTGCTGGAAGTAAGAGGTGGCCAAGGTCACCCAAGGGAAAGGCCCAGCCCCTGGAAGACCTGACAGGCTTCAAGGAACTCTTCCAAACCCCAGATCAAGCCAAGGAACCAATGACTGATGACAAAACCACCAAAACACCCTGCAAATCTCCACATTCGGAGCCAGTCAACACACCAAGTAGAAGGGGACATCTCAGGACACCTTCCCAGAAAGTGAATGTGCAGGAAGGCCTCTCAGCTCTCAGGAAACCTCAACAAACACCAGGAAAAGCCACACAGTCACCCAGAGAACCAGAGGGTGGTGACAGGGGCATTGCAGTGTCTCAGGAAGCCCCAGAAGAGAAGCCAGACCTTGCAGGAAAGGTACCTTCAGCGAAGAGGCGACCAAGGACACCCAAGGGAAAGGCCCAGCCCCTGGAAGACCTGACTGGCTTCAAGGAGCTCTTCCAAACCCCAGATCAAGCCAAGGAACCAATGACAGATGACAAAACCACCAAAACACCCTATAAATCACCAGCAGAAACAATCAACACTCCAGCCAGTAAGAAGAGACGACTCAAGTCACCTCCCCGGAAAGTGGGCATAGAGAAGGAGCTCTCAGTGCTCAGGAGGCCCGCACAGACTCCAGGGGGAACCAGGCACTCAGAAGGAGAAGCAGCAGGTGATGGTGAAGACATCAAAGCGTTCACAGGAACACCAAGGCAGAAATCGGACCCTGCAGAAAATGTGACTGGAATTAAGAGGCAACTAAGAACACCCAAGGAAAAAGTCCAATCTCTAGAAGATTTGACTGGCTTCAGAGAGCTCTTCCAGACACCAGATCACACCAAGGATCCAAGGGCTGTTCTCAAAACCCCCAAGATGCTCTGTCAGTCTCCACCACTGGAACCAGTCAACATAACACCAGGCAGAAGGGGAAGTCTCAGGACACCTTCCCAAAAAGTGGACATGCAAGAAGACCGCTCAGCTCTCAGGAAGCCTACACAGACATCAGGGATGACCACACACTTACCCAAAGAACCAAAGGGTGGTGACAGAAGCCCTGCAGTGTCTCAGGAAACTCCAGAAGAGAAACCAGACCCTGCAGAAAATTTAATTGCAAGCAAGAGGCAGCCAAGGACACCCCAGAAAAAGGCCCAACTCTTGGAAGACCTGGATGGCTTTAAAGAGCTCTTCCAAACCCCAGATCGTGCAAATGGACCAATGACTGATGACAAACCCACCACAATGCCCTGTAAATCTCCACCAGTGGAACCAGTCAACACGCCAAGTAAGAAGAGACAACTCAAGTCACCTCCCCAGAAAGTGGACGTAAAGGAGGAGCTCTCAGCACTCAGGGGGCCCGCACACACTCCAGGGGGAGCCAGGCACTCAGAAGGAGAAGcagcaggagacagtgaagacaaAGCACTTAAGAAAGCTCCGAAGCAGAAACTGGACTCAGCAGAAAATTTAACTGGAAGCAAGAGACGGCCAAGAGCATCACTTAAGGAAAAGGCCCAGCCCCTGGAAGATCTGACTGGCTTTAAAGAGCTCTTCCAAACCCCACATCAATCCAAGGGACCAATGACTGATAACAGTATCCCTAAAATGATCTGCCGGTCTCCACAACCAGAACCAGTCACCCTAACACCAGGTAGAAGGGGACATCTCGGGACACCTTCCCAGATGCTGGACAGGCAGGAAGACTGCTCGGCTCTCAGGAAGCCTCAGCAAACACCGGGGGAAGCCACGTACTCACACAGAGAAccagaagggggtgacagaggcaCTGCAGTGTCTCAGGAAGCTCCAGAAGAGAAACCGGACTCTGCAGGACACGTGACTGCACGCAAGAGGCAGCCAGGGACACCTAGGGAGAAAGCCCAGCCCCTGGAGGACCTGAGTGGCTTCGAAGAGCTCTTCCAAACCCCAGATCATGCAAAGCAACCCATAATGATCGATGACCAGCCCCCCACCATACCCTGTAAATCACCAGCAGAATCAGTCACCAGGAGAACAGGCAGAAAGAAACAACTCAGGTCATCGCCAGAGGAAGTGGGTGTAGAAGAGCCCTCAGCACTCAGGAGGCCCTCCCAGACTCCAGGGGAAGCCACATGCATGCAGAGAGAAGCTGTAAAGGATGAAAAAGACACCAAAGTGTGTAAGAAAACTTCAAGGCAGAAACTGGTCTCAGCAGAAAATGTAACTGGCGTCAAGAGTCGGCTAAGAAACGTTAAAGAAAAGGCCCAACCCACGGAAGACCCAGCCAGGGTCAAAGAGCCCTTCCAAAAGCCCAACCAGACTGAGGAACCAGGGAATGATGTAAAAATCGCTCCAGCGTCCCACCAGTCTCCACCAGCAAAACCAATCACCAGGAGAACGACCAGACAGAGACGGCTCAGGTCACCACCAGGAACAGTGGCCGTGGAGGAGCCCTCAGCATCCATAGGGCCCACACAGACACCAGGGGATACACACACAGAGCCTGTAGGCAAAGGAAAAGACATCAAGGTGTTGAAGGAAACTTCAGGGCAGAAACTCAGTCCTGCAGAGAATGTAACAGGCATCAGGATTCGGCTAAGGACACTAAAGAAAAAGACCCAACCCCTGGAAGACTCAGCCAGTGTCAAAGAGCTCTTCCAAAAGCCAGATCAGGCCAAAGAAGCAGAGAGTGATGTTACAATAGCTCCAGGGCCCCGCCCATCCCCACCAGCAGAACCAGTCACCAGGCCAACAAGCAGAAAGAGGCAGCCTAAGTCATCACCAGAAAAAGTGGACAAAGAAGAGCCTACACCAACACCAGGGGAAAGCACGCGGGGCCAGCCTGCACGTGATGAAAAAGACAGCAGAGTGCGGAAGGAAGATCCAAGGCAGAAACTCAATCCTGCAGAAAATGTAACTGGAGTCCGGAGTCGGCTAAGAACACTGAGGGAAAAGACCCAACCCCTGGAAGACCTGGCCAGTGTCAAAGAGCTCTTCCAAGACCCAGATCAGGCCAAAGAACCAGAGGGTGATGTTACAACCATTCCAATGCCTCGCCAGTCTCCACCAGCAAAACCTGTCACCAGACCAACAAGCAGAAAGAGGCAGCTTAAGTTGTCGCCAGAGAAAGTGGACGTAGAAAGGCCCTCAGCGCGCATAGAGCCCACACGAACACCATGGGAAACCACACACAGTGAGCCTGTACATGATGAAAAAGACAACAGAGTATTGAAGGAAGATTCAAAGCAGAAACTCAATCCAGCAGAAAATGTCATCGGGGTCAGGAGCCGGCTAAGAACCCTGAAGGAAAAGGCCCAACCCTTGGAAGACCCGGCCGGTGTCAAAGAGCTCTTCCAAAGGCGAGATGGGGCCAAGGAACCAGTGAGTGATGTTACGATGGCTCCAGCGCCCCGCCAGTCTCCACCAGCACAGCCAGTCACCAGGAGAACAGGTAGACAGAGACAGCTCAGGTCACCACCAGGAAAAGCGGCTGTAGATGAACCCTCGGCGCTCAGCAGGCCTGCACAGACTCCAGGGGAAGCCACGCACACAGAACCTGTGGGCGATGAGAACAAGATCAAGACGGCCAAGGAAACGTTAAGGAGAAGCCCAGACTTGGCAGAAAACGTCACTGGCGTCAGGAGTCGGCGAAAAGCATTTAAGGAGAAGACCGTGGAAGACCCGGCCCGTTTCCAGGAGCCCTTCCAAAAGCCCGATCAGGCCGAGGAACTGGAAAGCAATGCTACTGCCATCAAGAGAGCCCCAAAGCAAACAGCGGAAAGAAGACCTGTAGAAACATCCCGAAGAGTCCTCAGGGCCCGTAAAGTAAGATTCACGGAAGACCTTGTGGGCAGCAGAGAGCCGGCAAAACTCCCAGGTGAAAGTTGCATTTCCCTGTCCCCCGAGAGGGACCAGGGAGAAGACGGGAGGGTCACAGGCAGGAAGAGGCTGCGCCCCGTGACAGCTGCCCAGGACCCCGAGGACGAGAGGCCACTCCAGAAGAAGCAGAGGACAGTCCCCCGGGAGACACGGGAGCCCCCCTCACCTTCGGGAGTGAAGAAGAGAAGCTTGCGGACTTTGGCACAAAGGACTGAACCTGTGGGAAACCTGCCGGACGATGACCTGAAAACTAAAGCTACGGATCCACAAGGAGAAGTCGCACAGGCTCCGAATAAG ggAGTGTCCCTGCGTTCCAGGCGTCCTGCTAAAACTTCTGTAGAGGAGCAAAGACCTGAGGTTCTTATATCAgcagaaaaggtaaaaataaagagaagcgAAAAGAAGTCTGTGCAGACCTCCCAGGGGATGAAGCTCCAAAGCCCTGAAGATGGAGCCGAGAAGCCTGCCTCTGGGGGCAGAGTTGAAGAGAGGAGGACGCGCTCGAGACCTGGGAGGCTCAAGACGCCTTTGCCTGAGGCTGCAGAGGAGAAAGCGGGCGAGGGGAGGGTGGACGTCCCGGTgaagaagcaggaagagaaagaggggaCAGGACATTCAGACCCCAAGGGTCCGAGATCCAGAAAGGTTAGCGTCCGCCCTCCAGGAAACCCTTTGGAGAGTGCATCCGAGCAGAGAGCAACCCGGAGTGCCAAGAGATGTGCCCACAGTCTTCAAAAG GAAAGTGACAATGTATGTGTCAAGAAAATAAGAACCAGAAGTCGTCGAGACCCTGAAGATATATAG